In one window of Chryseobacterium phocaeense DNA:
- a CDS encoding heavy metal translocating P-type ATPase → MNRQYNILGMTCSGCQKKISNQLNSVEGVTADVNLENNTATITSDKEVELSVLNKALEEIGKYRLEDPDKPEKAFVKPQDRVSPSSVYYCPMECEGDKVYFKQGERCPVCNMYLVPIEEKHAKDPNHKPAYSSTHLPANFKDSIGKFYCPMFCEGDKVYDEKGDCPVCHMHLEEITEDLVNSASSHAHQHSHSHHHDHSHHHEAPKVTDDMAGKYYCPMYCEGDKTYDSNVGCPVCGMDLVKYPEKKTAKYTCLMHPEIIRNEPGDCPICGMDLVRMPDSGEDEEDETYNILKRKFFISLIFTVPVFILSMGGMLINFPFSHKTQGFIELALTLPVMFYSGWFLLKRGWVSFKTWNLNMFSLIALGVAAAFIFSITALIFPDMIPHEIRGHNHEIPLYFEAVCVILTLVILGQLMEAAAHKKTGNAIKELMNLSPDEANLMVNGEEKRVLLSQVKIGDLLKVKPGEKIPVDGKIMEGNSLVDESMITGEPVPVEKNIDDKVSSGTINGNKVFIMKAEKVGDETLLSQIIKMVNEASRSRAPIQKLTDKVSKVFVPLVILIAVLTFVLWQFFGPEGKRSLFAFVNAVAVLIVACPCALGLATPMSLMVGIGKGAKSGILIKNAEALEQMNKVNVLITDKTGTLTEGKPSVEHIEASGNEDKNMILKLAYALNQNSEHPLSNAVIKKAREEKLSTEKVEHFENISGKGVQGKIDGKTVYVGNESLLTSNKLSIPEDLKKKATEVQSKAHTISYIAQEQTVLGFISFTDKIKETSKKAVQRLMNEGVDVIMMTGDNEHTAKAVAAELGIKHYKAGCLPEDKLNEVKRLQKQGKIVAMTGDGINDSPALAQSNVGIAMGTGTDVAIESAEITLLKGDILGVAKAKLLSEKLLKNIKENLFFAFIYNVLGIPVAAGLLYPFFGILLSPMIAAAAMSVSSLSVILNSLRLNTVNLDADIK, encoded by the coding sequence ATGAACAGACAATATAATATACTCGGGATGACATGCTCCGGTTGTCAGAAAAAGATATCCAATCAGCTTAACAGTGTTGAAGGAGTAACTGCTGACGTTAATCTGGAAAATAATACCGCAACCATTACTTCGGATAAGGAAGTTGAACTTTCCGTTTTAAATAAAGCCCTGGAGGAAATAGGAAAATACAGACTGGAAGATCCAGACAAACCTGAAAAAGCTTTTGTAAAGCCTCAGGACAGGGTTTCCCCTTCTTCGGTCTATTACTGCCCGATGGAGTGTGAAGGGGATAAAGTATATTTTAAACAGGGTGAAAGATGTCCTGTATGCAATATGTATCTTGTTCCTATTGAGGAAAAGCACGCCAAAGATCCAAACCATAAACCGGCCTACTCTTCTACCCATCTGCCAGCCAATTTCAAGGACAGTATCGGAAAGTTTTATTGCCCGATGTTTTGTGAAGGAGATAAAGTGTATGATGAAAAAGGAGACTGTCCTGTCTGCCATATGCATCTGGAAGAAATCACTGAGGATCTTGTGAATAGTGCATCATCCCATGCCCATCAGCACTCCCACTCCCATCACCATGATCACAGCCATCATCACGAAGCCCCGAAAGTTACCGATGATATGGCCGGAAAATACTATTGTCCGATGTATTGTGAAGGCGATAAAACCTACGATTCCAACGTAGGATGTCCGGTATGTGGAATGGATCTTGTAAAATATCCCGAAAAGAAAACCGCAAAATATACCTGTCTCATGCACCCGGAAATCATCCGTAATGAACCGGGAGACTGCCCCATCTGCGGGATGGATCTCGTGAGAATGCCCGACAGCGGCGAAGATGAAGAGGATGAAACCTACAACATCTTAAAAAGGAAATTTTTTATTTCTCTTATTTTCACGGTTCCTGTTTTTATCCTTTCTATGGGTGGAATGTTGATTAATTTTCCATTTTCCCATAAGACACAGGGATTTATAGAACTCGCGCTCACCCTGCCTGTGATGTTTTATTCCGGATGGTTTCTGCTGAAAAGAGGCTGGGTTTCATTTAAGACATGGAATTTAAACATGTTCAGCCTGATTGCCCTCGGCGTCGCAGCTGCGTTCATCTTCAGTATTACGGCATTGATTTTCCCTGATATGATTCCTCACGAAATCCGGGGACACAATCATGAGATTCCACTTTATTTTGAGGCGGTCTGTGTGATTCTTACGCTTGTCATTCTGGGACAGCTCATGGAAGCAGCAGCTCACAAAAAAACAGGAAATGCCATTAAAGAGCTCATGAATCTTTCACCGGATGAGGCCAACCTGATGGTGAATGGAGAAGAAAAAAGAGTTCTGCTTTCCCAGGTGAAAATCGGGGATCTGCTGAAAGTAAAACCAGGTGAAAAAATTCCGGTAGACGGAAAAATTATGGAGGGAAATTCTCTGGTAGATGAAAGTATGATCACGGGAGAGCCTGTACCGGTGGAGAAAAATATAGATGACAAGGTTTCTTCAGGAACCATCAACGGAAATAAAGTTTTCATCATGAAAGCTGAAAAGGTAGGTGATGAAACGCTTCTTTCACAGATCATTAAAATGGTGAATGAAGCCAGCAGAAGCAGGGCCCCGATTCAGAAGTTAACGGATAAAGTCTCAAAGGTCTTTGTTCCGTTGGTTATTCTTATTGCCGTTCTTACTTTTGTTCTATGGCAGTTTTTCGGGCCTGAAGGAAAAAGAAGTCTTTTTGCTTTTGTGAATGCAGTTGCGGTCTTAATTGTAGCATGTCCATGTGCTCTGGGCCTTGCGACTCCTATGTCTTTAATGGTTGGAATCGGGAAAGGAGCCAAAAGCGGAATCCTGATTAAAAATGCCGAAGCACTGGAACAGATGAATAAAGTCAATGTTCTTATCACCGATAAAACAGGCACATTAACCGAGGGAAAGCCTTCTGTGGAGCATATTGAGGCTTCAGGAAACGAAGATAAAAACATGATCTTAAAGCTCGCTTACGCCCTGAATCAAAACTCGGAGCATCCGTTGTCCAATGCGGTGATCAAAAAAGCCAGGGAAGAGAAATTAAGTACAGAAAAAGTAGAACATTTTGAAAATATCTCAGGAAAAGGTGTTCAGGGAAAAATCGATGGAAAAACAGTTTATGTAGGGAATGAAAGCCTTTTGACATCAAACAAACTCTCCATCCCTGAGGATTTAAAGAAAAAAGCAACAGAAGTACAGTCGAAGGCACACACCATTTCTTATATTGCACAGGAGCAGACCGTTTTAGGCTTTATAAGCTTTACAGATAAAATTAAAGAGACCTCAAAAAAAGCTGTTCAGCGACTGATGAATGAAGGAGTTGACGTTATCATGATGACCGGAGATAATGAGCACACCGCAAAAGCCGTGGCCGCAGAACTGGGAATCAAACATTATAAAGCCGGCTGTCTTCCTGAGGATAAACTGAACGAAGTAAAAAGGCTCCAGAAGCAAGGAAAAATAGTAGCCATGACCGGAGACGGAATCAACGACTCCCCCGCCCTTGCCCAATCCAACGTAGGAATTGCCATGGGAACAGGAACAGATGTTGCGATTGAAAGCGCAGAAATTACCTTATTGAAAGGCGATATTCTGGGAGTAGCAAAAGCTAAATTATTAAGCGAAAAGCTTCTTAAAAACATCAAAGAAAACCTGTTTTTTGCATTTATCTATAATGTACTGGGAATTCCGGTAGCGGCAGGATTATTGTATCCTTTCTTTGGAATACTCCTGTCCCCTATGATTGCAGCAGCAGCGATGAGTGTCAGCTCACTTTCTGTTATTCTGAATTCACTGCGCTTAAATACGGTCAATCTGGATGCGGATATAAAATAA
- a CDS encoding sigma-54-dependent transcriptional regulator has protein sequence MQKILIVEDEKAISGVLHSILSDELTDYEFVIAEDGLGGYKQIEKEDFALVISDIKMPKLSGTELLKQTMVLKPETTFIMISGHADIDSAVSCLKEGAYDFISKPIDINRLITSVKNALAKESLKKENKNLQTENKTLKRKVSKKYQMIGDSPALKKIQDMIEKVAASDARVLITGPNGAGKELVAHAIHNQSERARGPMIEVNCAAIPSELIESELFGHVKGSFTGAIKDKQGKFEQATGGTIFLDEIGDMSLIAQAKVLRALQESKVSPVGSDKEIKVDVRVIAATNKNMQKEIEEGKFREDLYHRLSVIEIYVPPLDDRKEDIRLLVEHFSGMIADEHGTAVKKFDDKAIDSLKALSWTGNIRELRNVVERLIILGGNTVSEEDVASFVRK, from the coding sequence ATGCAAAAAATCCTTATTGTAGAAGACGAAAAAGCAATCTCGGGAGTATTACACAGTATTCTTTCTGATGAACTTACCGATTACGAATTTGTTATCGCTGAAGACGGCCTTGGAGGCTACAAACAGATAGAAAAAGAAGATTTCGCACTGGTGATCTCTGATATCAAGATGCCTAAACTTTCAGGAACTGAACTTTTAAAACAGACCATGGTTTTAAAGCCTGAAACTACATTCATCATGATCTCCGGGCATGCGGACATTGATTCTGCCGTATCTTGTTTAAAGGAAGGTGCATATGACTTTATTTCCAAACCTATCGATATCAACAGGCTGATCACAAGTGTGAAAAACGCTTTGGCTAAAGAAAGTCTGAAAAAGGAAAACAAAAATCTCCAGACAGAAAACAAGACCCTGAAAAGAAAGGTCAGCAAAAAATACCAGATGATCGGTGATTCTCCTGCATTGAAAAAAATCCAGGACATGATCGAAAAAGTGGCGGCTTCTGATGCCAGGGTTTTAATTACGGGACCTAACGGTGCAGGAAAAGAACTGGTAGCCCATGCCATTCACAATCAAAGTGAGCGTGCAAGAGGTCCTATGATTGAGGTAAACTGTGCGGCTATTCCATCCGAGCTTATTGAATCCGAGCTTTTCGGGCATGTAAAAGGTTCTTTTACCGGAGCTATTAAGGATAAGCAGGGAAAATTTGAACAGGCTACCGGGGGAACGATCTTTTTGGATGAAATTGGTGATATGAGCCTTATTGCCCAGGCTAAGGTATTGAGAGCGTTGCAGGAAAGCAAAGTTTCTCCTGTGGGAAGCGATAAGGAAATCAAAGTTGATGTAAGGGTAATTGCTGCAACGAATAAAAATATGCAGAAGGAAATTGAAGAAGGAAAATTCAGGGAAGACCTTTACCACAGGCTTTCTGTGATTGAAATCTACGTTCCGCCTTTGGATGACAGAAAAGAAGACATCAGATTATTGGTAGAGCACTTTTCCGGTATGATTGCCGATGAGCATGGTACTGCCGTGAAAAAATTTGATGACAAAGCGATTGATTCGCTGAAAGCGCTTTCATGGACGGGAAATATCAGAGAACTGAGAAATGTTGTGGAAAGATTAATTATTCTTGGCGGAAACACTGTTTCTGAGGAGGATGTTGCAAGTTTTGTAAGGAAATGA
- a CDS encoding helix-turn-helix domain-containing protein, whose product MKVFIKNMVCNRCIAAVEKIFREVDVPTRSVKLGEVETETDIPAEKMQALEESLLATGFERIKDSTQQLIDKIKNTIIIKISELDIDEDFLLSEFLSSKIHKDYSSLSKTFSQNENITLEQFFILHKIEKVKELLLYNEFTLTEIAGKLGYKSVQHLSSQFRNITGFTPTEFKKLKDHQRKTLDSF is encoded by the coding sequence ATGAAAGTTTTCATCAAAAATATGGTGTGCAACCGCTGTATTGCCGCAGTGGAAAAGATATTCCGCGAGGTGGATGTCCCCACACGTTCCGTAAAACTCGGAGAAGTGGAAACTGAAACTGACATTCCTGCAGAAAAAATGCAGGCTTTAGAGGAAAGTCTTCTTGCCACGGGTTTTGAAAGGATTAAAGATTCAACCCAGCAGCTGATAGACAAAATCAAAAATACAATTATCATCAAAATCAGCGAACTGGATATTGATGAGGATTTTCTTCTTTCCGAATTTCTCAGTTCAAAAATTCACAAAGACTACAGCTCGTTATCCAAAACATTTTCGCAGAACGAAAACATTACCCTTGAACAGTTTTTTATCCTTCATAAAATTGAAAAAGTAAAAGAGCTGCTTCTCTACAATGAATTCACACTTACAGAGATCGCCGGAAAGCTCGGTTATAAAAGTGTTCAGCATCTCTCTTCACAATTCAGGAACATTACCGGTTTTACGCCCACGGAATTCAAGAAACTGAAAGATCATCAGAGGAAAACACTGGACAGCTTTTGA
- a CDS encoding DUF72 domain-containing protein encodes MKKGSLYIGCSGFYNNDWKGSLYPENAQSKDFLILYSQTFNTVEINSTFYRKPTAKTLLKWHDETPEYFKFFIKIPKSISHEKRLKDSKEEISAFCSHIEEHLKDKLAGFLYQFPPSFKKSQENIDLILSTLDFKYVNVIEFRHESWWTEEIYTLLTENKIVFSGVSFPGNLPEEVVINHPEILYYRLHGKPVLYKSEYSEEFLDTLAENIRNSERKTFIFFNNTWGTAAIKNSLYLKKILE; translated from the coding sequence ATGAAAAAAGGAAGTCTTTACATTGGATGTTCGGGATTTTATAATAACGACTGGAAAGGGTCGCTATATCCAGAGAATGCCCAGAGTAAAGACTTTCTTATCTTATATTCACAAACCTTCAATACGGTGGAAATCAATTCTACCTTTTACAGGAAACCTACCGCAAAAACGCTTTTAAAATGGCATGACGAAACGCCGGAATATTTTAAATTTTTCATTAAAATCCCTAAAAGCATTTCACATGAGAAGCGTCTGAAAGATTCTAAGGAAGAAATTTCAGCCTTCTGCTCCCATATCGAAGAGCATTTAAAAGATAAGCTTGCCGGCTTTCTTTATCAGTTCCCGCCCTCGTTTAAAAAATCACAGGAAAATATTGATCTTATTCTTTCCACCCTTGATTTTAAGTATGTCAACGTGATTGAGTTCCGCCATGAGTCCTGGTGGACTGAGGAGATCTACACTCTTTTGACGGAAAATAAAATTGTTTTTTCAGGAGTAAGCTTTCCCGGAAATCTTCCTGAAGAGGTGGTTATCAATCATCCTGAAATTTTATATTACCGGCTACACGGAAAACCGGTTCTTTATAAATCTGAATACAGTGAGGAATTTCTTGACACACTGGCTGAGAATATCAGAAATTCAGAAAGAAAAACATTTATATTCTTCAATAATACCTGGGGAACCGCCGCTATTAAAAATTCTCTGTATCTGAAGAAAATTTTAGAATGA
- a CDS encoding helix-turn-helix domain-containing protein has product MSIVINLDVVMAKRKISLNELSEKVNLTLSNLSNLKTGKAKAIRLSTLNSICKALDCQPGDILEFRE; this is encoded by the coding sequence ATGTCTATTGTAATAAACCTTGATGTGGTGATGGCCAAAAGAAAAATATCTCTGAATGAACTCTCAGAAAAAGTGAACCTCACACTATCCAATCTATCGAATCTGAAAACCGGGAAAGCTAAAGCCATACGGCTGAGTACCTTAAACTCCATTTGTAAGGCCCTGGATTGCCAGCCGGGAGATATTCTGGAATTCAGGGAATAG
- a CDS encoding DUF6157 family protein, which produces MKHTTNYINTFIEIAEDCPVSRAETPPEKKIKTLALLQYEQIVKNPYQYTSDDVVFECYAIKNDISEQQKKEAKIQFFSKGQPCLRSSPLAKRYGFGIHHNAEGKVAVFPVESKEYQNFLNDPAVKKVKAMRSKKI; this is translated from the coding sequence ATGAAACATACCACCAATTACATCAACACCTTTATTGAAATTGCCGAAGATTGTCCGGTATCCCGAGCCGAAACCCCTCCTGAAAAGAAAATTAAAACCCTTGCCCTGCTTCAATATGAGCAGATTGTGAAAAATCCATATCAATATACTTCTGATGATGTTGTATTTGAATGTTATGCCATAAAAAATGATATCTCAGAACAGCAGAAGAAGGAAGCGAAAATTCAGTTCTTCTCCAAAGGTCAGCCCTGTCTGAGATCCTCTCCTTTGGCCAAACGATATGGTTTCGGAATCCATCATAACGCAGAGGGCAAAGTGGCCGTTTTCCCTGTTGAAAGCAAAGAATATCAAAATTTTCTAAATGATCCGGCCGTAAAAAAGGTAAAAGCCATGCGTTCCAAGAAAATATGA
- a CDS encoding polysaccharide deacetylase family protein, protein MKNIFGEKSVNTTFLGMTALVSAASIIFNSCNGKTDVKVLEKTASQEHPTVQTVPKIDDEQVESDKRIIYLTFDDGPNQGTENLLKILNKRNVCATAFLVGKHAYGSKRQKDDMELLRSNPLIELANHSFSHAHNKYTDFYKNTDAVVRDFDIAKDSLKLYDKIARTPGRNIWRLNNINVTDIKSSADAANGLQKAGYKVIGWDLEWKPSQKMTLKGSHEAMVKKVDSIFFNDLEKTSRHLVFLTHDQYLRDADSINELDMFIEKLQKSNRFVFRKISQYPKINDILN, encoded by the coding sequence ATGAAAAACATTTTTGGGGAAAAGTCAGTAAACACGACTTTTCTTGGGATGACTGCATTGGTGAGTGCAGCTTCAATAATTTTCAACAGCTGTAACGGCAAAACTGATGTGAAAGTGCTTGAAAAAACAGCCTCACAGGAACACCCAACCGTACAAACGGTCCCCAAAATAGATGATGAGCAAGTAGAATCGGATAAAAGAATTATCTACCTTACTTTTGATGACGGTCCCAATCAGGGAACGGAAAACCTTCTTAAAATTTTAAACAAAAGAAACGTATGCGCCACCGCTTTCCTGGTGGGAAAACATGCCTATGGAAGCAAAAGACAGAAGGATGATATGGAGCTTTTAAGAAGCAATCCCCTGATCGAGCTGGCTAACCACAGCTTCAGTCACGCGCATAATAAATACACCGATTTTTATAAAAATACAGATGCCGTTGTCCGTGACTTCGATATCGCTAAAGACAGCCTTAAGCTTTATGATAAAATAGCCAGAACTCCGGGCAGGAATATCTGGAGACTGAATAACATTAACGTTACAGATATCAAAAGCTCCGCAGATGCCGCCAATGGTCTTCAAAAGGCCGGCTATAAAGTAATCGGCTGGGATCTTGAATGGAAACCATCCCAAAAGATGACCCTGAAAGGAAGTCATGAAGCCATGGTTAAAAAAGTAGACAGTATTTTTTTCAACGACCTGGAAAAAACCTCAAGACACCTGGTTTTCCTTACTCATGATCAGTATCTGAGAGACGCCGACTCCATCAACGAGCTGGATATGTTCATTGAAAAGCTGCAGAAAAGCAACCGGTTTGTGTTCAGAAAGATCTCGCAGTATCCGAAGATTAATGATATCCTGAATTAA
- a CDS encoding T9SS-dependent choice-of-anchor J family protein: MRKKLLLALFAIPIIAHAQFFQNFDAGTTIPAGWTVLNGGDTNTWAVVNYTGGSATAYSGTNTMSIGYSAQAHNDHLITPAITVTAGVNDFLSFYARSRDPLYPEVISLKVSTTTPTAAAFTNTLAASVAPASGTNFYRFAYDLSAYVGQTIYVSFYSTTTDKFFFDVDDVYSGAIPACDVPSTVIVNSVTSNSANVSWTASPTAGATYQIEYGPTGFTQGSGTVITSTTASAIIPSLSPSTAYQFYVRSNCGANGFSAWTAVKAFTTSCAAVASFPYTQNFDTATIPSCWTNEAVSGGGTAVWTYVTANGNNTITPKSAPRMAEFRTTTAGNKAKLVSAPLDISGLATPQLKFSLANVNWSGDIDELRIFYKANSGDAWTQIGSSYTTENTAWLDVTIPLPNKSANYVIAFEGTSNWARGINVDNVSVLDASALGVNEAEKSSGIKVYPNPVKDLLNISTDKQIRSIEIFSLTGQLVKTLDKDTKQVNVSDLKKGVYLLRIKSEGKDESFKIVKD, encoded by the coding sequence ATGAGAAAAAAATTACTTTTGGCATTATTTGCAATTCCAATCATTGCTCATGCCCAGTTTTTCCAGAATTTTGACGCAGGTACAACAATCCCGGCCGGATGGACAGTTCTTAACGGCGGAGACACCAACACATGGGCTGTAGTAAACTATACAGGAGGCTCCGCTACTGCATACAGCGGGACCAATACTATGTCTATTGGCTATAGTGCCCAGGCTCATAATGATCATCTGATTACTCCAGCTATTACCGTAACGGCAGGTGTGAATGATTTTCTTTCATTTTATGCCCGCAGCCGGGACCCTCTTTATCCTGAAGTCATCAGTTTGAAAGTATCTACCACAACCCCTACAGCGGCAGCTTTTACCAATACGCTTGCTGCCAGTGTGGCTCCTGCCAGCGGAACCAATTTTTACAGGTTTGCCTATGATCTTTCAGCATATGTAGGACAAACAATCTACGTAAGTTTTTATTCTACTACTACAGACAAATTCTTTTTTGATGTGGATGATGTATACAGTGGAGCTATTCCTGCTTGTGATGTGCCGTCCACTGTTATTGTCAATTCTGTAACGTCTAATTCAGCTAATGTGAGCTGGACAGCATCACCTACTGCCGGAGCTACCTATCAGATAGAATATGGCCCGACAGGATTTACGCAGGGAAGTGGTACGGTTATTACAAGCACAACGGCTTCTGCAATTATTCCATCGCTTTCACCATCTACCGCTTATCAGTTTTATGTAAGATCAAACTGTGGTGCGAACGGTTTCAGTGCATGGACGGCCGTTAAAGCCTTTACAACAAGTTGTGCTGCTGTTGCTTCGTTCCCATATACACAGAATTTTGATACGGCGACAATTCCTTCGTGCTGGACAAATGAAGCTGTTTCCGGTGGAGGGACAGCTGTATGGACATATGTTACGGCAAATGGGAATAATACAATCACGCCGAAATCTGCACCAAGAATGGCTGAATTCAGAACTACTACGGCAGGAAATAAAGCCAAGCTGGTGTCTGCTCCGTTAGATATTTCCGGTCTTGCTACGCCTCAGCTGAAATTCAGTCTGGCTAATGTGAACTGGTCTGGAGATATTGACGAACTGAGAATTTTCTATAAAGCAAACAGCGGAGATGCATGGACGCAGATAGGAAGTTCTTACACCACAGAAAATACAGCATGGCTGGATGTAACTATTCCGCTTCCAAACAAATCTGCCAACTACGTTATCGCCTTTGAAGGAACGTCTAACTGGGCAAGGGGAATCAACGTGGATAACGTATCTGTACTGGATGCCTCTGCTTTGGGAGTAAATGAGGCGGAAAAGAGCAGTGGTATTAAAGTTTATCCAAACCCGGTAAAAGATCTTCTGAACATCAGTACAGATAAGCAGATCAGAAGTATTGAGATCTTCTCACTTACAGGACAGCTGGTCAAAACGCTGGATAAAGATACCAAACAGGTGAATGTATCTGATCTGAAGAAAGGAGTTTATCTGCTTAGAATAAAATCTGAAGGAAAAGATGAATCATTTAAGATTGTTAAAGACTAA
- a CDS encoding RNA recognition motif domain-containing protein — protein MNIFVSNINYATKEYELHDLFAEFGDVSSAKIVTDRETGRSRGFGFVEMGDEEGKQAVEALNQKEFNGKTLNVSEAKPREEKPRRSFDNNRGGGYGNNRGNGGGYGGGNNRGNGGGNRW, from the coding sequence ATGAACATTTTTGTTTCAAACATCAATTACGCAACTAAAGAATATGAGTTGCACGATCTATTCGCAGAATTTGGTGATGTATCATCAGCTAAAATTGTTACAGACAGAGAAACTGGCCGTTCAAGAGGTTTCGGTTTTGTAGAAATGGGTGATGAAGAAGGAAAGCAAGCTGTTGAAGCTCTTAATCAGAAAGAATTCAACGGAAAAACTCTGAATGTATCTGAAGCTAAGCCAAGAGAAGAAAAGCCAAGAAGAAGCTTTGACAACAACAGAGGTGGAGGTTACGGAAACAACCGTGGTAACGGTGGCGGATACGGCGGTGGTAACAACCGTGGTAACGGCGGCGGAAACCGTTGGTAA
- a CDS encoding acyl-CoA thioesterase: MNYHTRKWVKPEDLNPNHSLFGGRLLQWIDEEAALYAIIQLENTKVVTKFISEINFVSSAKQGDIIEIGIEAVHFGSSSVTLKCDVRNKMTHQTIITVDKIVMVNLDRDGNPSPHGKTQIEFVKDRLNK, from the coding sequence ATGAACTACCATACCAGAAAATGGGTAAAACCCGAAGATTTAAATCCTAATCACTCTCTTTTCGGAGGACGACTTTTGCAATGGATTGATGAAGAAGCTGCACTGTATGCAATTATCCAGTTGGAAAATACAAAAGTAGTTACAAAATTTATTTCAGAAATCAATTTTGTAAGTTCTGCCAAGCAGGGAGACATTATAGAAATAGGTATTGAGGCAGTTCATTTCGGCTCCTCCTCTGTGACTTTAAAGTGCGATGTAAGAAACAAGATGACGCACCAGACCATCATTACCGTAGACAAGATCGTCATGGTGAATCTGGACCGTGACGGAAATCCTTCGCCACATGGAAAAACACAAATTGAATTTGTAAAAGACAGGCTGAACAAATAA
- a CDS encoding YggS family pyridoxal phosphate-dependent enzyme, which yields MDIKENYTAIKNQLPSGVQLVAVSKTHPAEAVQEVHDLGQRVFGENKVQELMEKAPLLPQDIQWHLIGHLQTNKVKYIAPFIDTIQSADSEKLLAEISKEAGKHNRTIKVLLQVKIAAEESKFGLEIEEAKTLFQQFIEGQFPNVDVKGLMGMATFTDDKDQVKEEFLLLKGLFDELNQLKTLETLSMGMSDDFPLAIESGANSVRVGSAIFGRRDYSK from the coding sequence ATGGATATTAAAGAAAATTATACAGCAATAAAAAATCAGCTTCCATCCGGTGTTCAGCTGGTAGCGGTTTCAAAAACACATCCGGCTGAGGCTGTTCAGGAGGTGCATGATCTGGGCCAGAGAGTTTTTGGCGAAAATAAGGTTCAGGAGCTTATGGAAAAAGCCCCGCTCCTGCCGCAGGATATCCAGTGGCACCTGATCGGACACCTGCAGACCAATAAAGTGAAGTACATTGCCCCGTTTATTGATACCATTCAAAGTGCAGATTCCGAAAAGCTGCTTGCTGAGATCAGTAAAGAAGCCGGAAAACATAACCGGACCATAAAGGTTCTTCTGCAGGTAAAGATTGCGGCTGAAGAAAGTAAATTCGGGCTTGAAATTGAGGAGGCAAAAACATTGTTTCAGCAATTTATTGAGGGGCAGTTTCCAAATGTTGATGTTAAAGGATTGATGGGAATGGCTACATTTACGGATGATAAAGATCAGGTAAAAGAAGAATTTTTATTATTGAAAGGACTTTTTGATGAATTAAATCAATTAAAAACCTTAGAAACCTTATCGATGGGAATGAGCGATGATTTCCCGTTAGCCATTGAATCCGGGGCTAATTCGGTGAGGGTCGGATCCGCTATTTTTGGGAGGAGAGATTACTCAAAATAG